The Penaeus monodon isolate SGIC_2016 chromosome 8, NSTDA_Pmon_1, whole genome shotgun sequence sequence gtttgcatgcctgggtttgtgttcgttaagtattctgcaaaacagtgctgactgctacgccctgggagaaatccatacagtctgggggataacttagcatttatacgatacataagcctgttcagtattatcctctcaagtacttttctctccacttctaCGAACGTGtctttttatgcggcggttcccttcgagggcggatgtttactccgtgcgaaaagagaaagccaggcgGATCTGCGTCCGCCTAAAGAGAAGGGCATCTACCGGCCAGAGTGTGAagcgtaccatccggtcttgctacgcatctgtagacaatatataatatatatatatatatatatatatatatatatatatatatatatatatatatatacatatatatgttatatatatatatatatatatattatatataatatatatatatataatatattaatgatcatatatatatattatatatcatattgatatatattcatatatatatatatattatgtatgttgtgtgtgtgtgtgtgtgggtgtgtgtggtgttgtgttgtgtgtgtgtgtgtatgtgtgcgtgtgtgcaaatattatgtatatatattatatatatacatacacacatacacacacacattgtatatatatgtatatatattatatatatatatatatataaaattttatatatatatatatcgcatacatacgcacacgcacgcacgtacacacacacaacacacaccacacacacacacacacacacaaccacacaccacacacacacacgcacacgcacacgcacacgcacacacacatataagatatgtatatatatatatatatattattatatatatatatatataatatattatatatataccacaaatatatgtatgtatatatgtatatatacatatatattctatatttatatatgtatgtatatatatgtatataatatatcatatattatataatatatatatatatattacatatatttactaatatatttatatatataatacatatatatatatcaaatatatatatatatataatctatatatataatgtattgtgtgtgtgggtgtgtgtgtgtgtgttttgtgttgtttttgtgtgtgtgtgtgtgtgtgtgtggtttgtatgtgtctataaatatagtgtatatacattatatcacacacacacacacacacacacacacacacacacacacacacacacacacacacacacacatatatatatatatatatatatatatatatatatatatatatatatatatgtttgtgtttatgtgtgtatgtgctgtacgTTCGATCCCAAACGGCAAACCTTTCGTTGTGTATTTACAAAATCtagcagaaaaatagaaaatgtgaGAAAGTGAATTCTTAGTACTGTAAATCgtcaagaaagataaaaattgcaattaaaAGGCGTCAAATATTTATTCCCATTTCAACTATTCCAATGACTCGTTTATACACGCACTGGCATACATCACTCGGTAAAACGAATGCCTGTAATAACCGTAATTAGCAGAAGCGCACCCATGATTTGTGACCTTAGTATCCCTTAGctactgtatgtatttatgatgatatCTCTGATTGGATTTCTACATTTCATTTGCTCCTAATGAGGCATACGTGGCACGGTTTTTGCATACAGATTGGTTGGAAAATTTGACATTTTACGGTTCGTTTAGCAtagcatttttctgtttttaatcatTACCTTCCCTACTATGGACATCGTCCATCATAAACAATTCGAAAGGCAGTTTTGTGCAATTATTAAAGCGGATGGCCATAGAAGAGGCATCTTTTCTCTTGTAGCGTGAAACAACTTATTGCCGACAGCGATGGTACTATAGCCGTGGCTAACTGCAGAGTTTCCTCAGAGCTGAAAGGATAAGTAAACAAGTGGTTACAATTCCGCAAGTGTTCATTTTACAAAAGGttagccatatatatacaaaaggtgAGGAGTCACAGAACAAGCAATCaccaatcacgagcggccaccACTCGCGCGATCGAGGGGCGTGGCTCGTCTGACGAATGATGAGCAATTGTGTGCAGTGTGATCATAGCGTGGGCGAATGGCGAACGGCATCCACTCGCGTGATCATCGTGGTTAccgcggggtcgagcaaactagcgaccaagctAGTCAGCGTCAGCGAAGATGCCCCATGGTATGTGAGAGTAGGCGGCCCGCCCTGGAGAACCGTACTGGAGGGGGTCGTCATCCTGAAGATACGTTGGCTTTAGGCGATCTATCGAGATTCAATCGTTGGCGCCTCTGATCCACAGCAGGAATGCCTTCTCAATGACTTCGTATGCGCCAGAgtagggaggggtgtggggaagcGTGTGGGTGTCGATGCGGAGGAAAACATATTTCGTCGTGCGTAGATCTTTGGGGATGTAACGGTGTTCCGGTGGCCTGTAGGTCTGTTTGCAGGGGACGAACTTCCCGACGATGCGTCGTAGTCTGGCGATGTCATCACTGGATAGAGCATTGGTGAAGAATTCGCTGGGAACCACGAGAGGGTCGCCGAAAACCATCTCTGCTGGGGAGACGTTGAGCCCTTCCTTTGGAGTCGTTCGAAGGCCGAGAAGGACCCAGAGAAGTTGCGAAAACCACATTGAGTTGCTACATCGAGACATCAGGGCAGctttcagggttctgtggaaacgCACCACCATGCCGTCAGCTTCCGGGTTGTAGGCCGTGGTGTGATGGATGGAGTTGCCCAATAACTGTTCCAGGGACGTCTAGAGCTGGGAAGTGAAAGAGGTGCCTCGGTCGGACGTCATGTCGGCAGGGATGCTATGTCGCGCTGGACATAAGAATAGCTTCAGGCCATCTAGTTGAACGGACCACTATGGTGAAGAGGTAGCGATGTCCTGATGGCGGTAGGGGACCCACTACAGTTACTTTTAAAGAATTTGTATTTATGGTACACTAACAGTAATTATACATTTGTAGTACATTTACATTGTAATAGTAGTGGTTCTCcattttattcataaatactaaataaaatttatttataaatattaaaataagtatCTTAATGGTCTTCCATTGTAGACAACATTAATTGGTCCAGGTGTTTACATGCCACTTTTTAAATGATGCTGATAGTTTCAACTTACTATTGGGGATCTTTCACTCAGCAGTAATACGACCTAGAGTTTACAGAGATTAGTTTTTGAGTCAGCTTATTGTCCGCTATTAGGTTGTGTGACGcgtctttatgttttttatacgGGGTTTAAACATATTTCCGCTATANNNNNNNNNNNNNNNNNNNNNNNNNNNNNNNNNNNNNNNNNNNNNNNNNNNNNNNNNNNNNNNNNNNNNNNNNNNNNNNNNNNNNNNNNNNNNNNNNNNNTATTTTTTAACATCGCCTTTGGTCGCGACCGTGGGCGACCCCGGTCATTTATCCCGCTTGGCATCTGAACATCGGCTTTTTTGCTGGCGAGACTCGCCTGCGATTTTGAATTATGCACGTAATTCGCTATCTGTTGCGAGACTCGTGACGTCTTCTACGACtgatctctctattttctctctctctctcccctctcctccctccctctctctcttctctctctctctctctcttctctcccactctctcccctctctctctctctctctcttctctctctctcttctctctcttctctcctctctctctctctctctctctcttccgctctctctctctctctctctctcttctctctctctctctctctctctctctctctctcctctctcctctctcccctctctccctctctcctctctctctctctcttttcctctctctctctctctctctctctctctcctctctccctctctccctctctcctctctctctctcccctctctctctctctttctctctctctctctctctctctctcttttaacagataaataaataacacgaaaGAGGAGAGGATCGCGAAATGGCGGGAATTCGATTTGCATTTGGAATCCCCGCAGGTAATCCCCCCACGCATCAAATCGCAAAGAGTATTCAAGTTATATACGACGCCATAAGCATCCAGAGCACCTCAGTAATCAGCAAATCGAGGGAACAAAACGACGCGCAGGATCCCGTCAGTCTGCCCTCGCCCTTGCACGAGGAGAGATAAATATTAATCTACTACTTTGGGTCATACAAACGCGTTGCCGAAATCACAGCCGTTGTGGAAGccagcaggagggagggagggaaagggaagggaaggggggggggaggggaggtggtggcaGAAGGGTAGAAATGCGTGGGTCCGaatgaagaagagtgagagacagaaagaaagagggagagagaaagagagagagagagagagtgaggggagaggtcCGTTTTCTATGATAGCTGACCCTCAGGATGAATGGCGGGTCGGtcgttgggtgggtgggtgagggtggggatgaggggaggggaggggagctcgAGGGGAAACGTGAACGAGCTGTGACGTCATCAACTCACGCTTACGTCACTAGttcgagagaaaggggaggggagagaagggtttcggtgggatggggggtgttgggggggttatCCTTAATGCGCTTTTCCTCCGATCGATAAATTGGATAATTAAGCGAGCTGTTTGCATTCCCTTCTGTGTGCAGGACAGCTGTGAGGAAACCCTTTCTTCGGTTTAAAGCTCCGGTTCTGGATTGTTTGCTGAGAGTAAAGACGGTCTTGTTGGTGCCGTGGATTATATTCaaattgctatatattatatatatatatatatatatatatattatatatatatatatatatatatatatatattttataatatattatatatctgtgtgtgtgtgtgtgtgtgttgtgtgtgtgtgtgagagagagagtgagagagagagagagagagagagagagagagagagagagagagagagagagagagagagagagagagagagagagaaagagaaaagcgctCACATTTCGAGACACTTCCGACAGAGACAGAAATttacagacagacggacacacacacacacacacacacacacacacacacacacacacacacacacacacacacacacacacacacacacacacacacacacacacacacacacacatacacacacacacacacacacacacacacacacacacacacacacacacacacacacacacacacacacacacacacacacacacacgtcactgtctatcaatcaatctatgtgTGTATTTGAGAGCACTATTAATAGCCAGCGCCCACGTCAATGCATAACTCAATGGCCATCgtaaattcaccccccccccttgctcgcCGCGCCAGCCAGCCCGTTTCATTCAGCGCCCGGAGCACACTGACCGCGCTATTTCCAACAGTTAGCCCATTGTTTCCGTAGTATTTCCAACACTCAGTGTAGTGTTACAGGATTTTATCGTCGGTGGGTTGTATTCACACTTTTCCCAACGAGCACCTGCTAGTATATTAACAGTATGTCGAAAGTCAAGGACATTGCAGTCCTGTATTTCCAATAGTTGGCACACGCAGACCTCATAGTACTTCTGACAATTAGCTGTATTGTATGCAATGCTCTTATTATTTCCAACGGCGCATACTTTCCACAGTAAGTGTGACACCAAGCGTTGTGTGTATGTTCTGCTTCCAACACTCGATGCCCATCCTTTACGGCTATTCTGACACCTTGTGTGACACTTTTCCAACACCCAGACGCATTTCTCAAGCACACGCATTgttcgtcattctctctctctctctctctctctctctctctctcctctctctctctctctctctctctctctctctctctctcctctctctctcctctcctctctctctctctctctctctctctctctctctcacacacacacacacacacacacacacacacacacacacacacacacacacacacacacacacacacacacacacacacacacacacacccttccaaCCCCAAACTTTAATCTGTATTGATAGAGAAGAAATGGGAGCAGGAGGacggggtagggagagggagggggagggagagggggaaggggaggaggggacaggagcgctgatctgagatgattttggccagaggggaggagggggggaggggaggcagtgaaagaaggaagggggtaggatggacaggagaggagggagaggagatgagggaggtagggagaggagggaggaagggagaggggggaggtagggagaggagcggagaggagagagggagggaaggagggggagggaaggaaaggaagggagagagagtagatgagagtagaggagaggataagagaggagggagggagggagggataggaaggaggtagggaggtagggagagaagagaagagtagggaggaagggagggagggagggaaggggaatggagagtgaatccgttttctgtgtgtgtgtgtatgtatgtgtcagtgACTGTGCGTTTTTCATGTTTATGTacgtgagtaagtgtgtgtgggtgtatgcgaGTGATACGATACTTTTGCATCTGTTAAAATATCATTacgtaagtatttatatatgtcaagGTGCATGCCTCGCCCCCAAGAGCTGACAAACACGATCCTCATTTCACCCGTTCTCacctgtatatacatgcatacatacacgcgcgcacacacacacacacacacacacacacacacacacacacacacgcacgcacgcacgcacgcacgcacgcacgcacgcacgcacacacacacacacacacacacacacacacacacacacacacaccacacacacacacacacacacacacacacacacacacacacacacacacagatatatatatatatatatatatatatatatatatatatatatatatatatatatatatatatatatgtatatattttatatatatatatatatatatatatatatatatatatatatatataaatgtgtgtgtgtccattatatataaatatatttatttatatatttattttgccttttctcttttctgtctttcattttctttatcttttttcttgttttcctttttttcattttttacgctCACATATGACACCATATGTATACGGCAATGTGTTTATTTACACAACGCCTTTAATAAATGAAAGCCGACTCCTTTCACATTTCTTCCAGTGACTcaccacgtctctctctctctctctcttcccacccacGCCCACAGGTCAGTGTGAAAAGGGGTACTGACAGCATCCACAAGGACTCATCCCACGAACAAGTGAGTGACGTGCGTTGGTGAGGGTCACGCCCACTTTATCCCATGAACgtaagtttttctcttttttttctctctctgtctctgttgtctgatattattttattgtcatttatcttatttttatgtatttttttatttatacatatattttatttttttttttttattatttttttttttttgactgcgcTACGAGATTTTATGCCTTCATCTTCTCTCGCATTCTTGtatgttgcttttattttttcagtattttcttgtttcctttcatGTATCCTTCGCCtttcctactcccctctctctctctctctctctctcttctctctctctctctctctctctctctctcctctctctctcactctctctctcctctctctctctctctctctctctctctctctctctctctctctctgtatatatatatatatatatatatatattatatatatatatatatatatatatatatatatatatatatattttctctctctctctctctctctctctctctctctctctctcctctctctcgtctctcttctctcttctcatctctcgtctctctctctctctctctctctctctctctctctctctctctctctctctctctctctctctctctctctctctctctctctctctctctctctctctctctctctctcatagtatCAAGTATCTGTGTTCCAACCTTATTATCTTCAgtcctttattcctctttctctcctcctcattttcctctttctctttctcgtccttacttttccttcccatccttcctctttctctgttaaaTTCCTATTCGTCCTCCTAATTCCTTCTTCctcgcttccttctcctcctcccctttcttctcttccatcccattctcttcgttcttccttcttcctctttcattgccTATTcctcattgcccccccccccgcctccctcattcatcgccccccctctttcttctcctccttcccatcccttttctttcgcccctcctcttccttcttcctatttctcttcctttgtttattcctcctcgccccccctcctcattcctctctcccctccccctcctacctcccattctcccttctcctctttccctccccatctccccctcctccttcccctcttcctcttccctccctccctccctccactcccctcacccccctccctcctcccctccccttccctctcccttcccctccctcccctcccctcccctcccctccctctccccttaccccttctctctcccttccctctcccttccccctctttcctcccctcccctccccttccccctccccccttcccacccctctccctcccgcccctcccgccCCGTCCTTGCcctccctcgaaaaaaaaaagccgTGGGCCCGAGATCCCCTTCGGAGGAATAAGATTAAGTTGACACTAAGCAGTTGTAGCCATTGTTGACACAGGCAGGCAGGGGGCGGGGCTCAGCCACACGCTTCCGAGGGGAGTCTCCGCCGTTCCCCTCGCgattttcaccttttcccctcgctGACCTGTCTCCTGCCCTCTCATTACACTGGCAAGATGTGCATAGTTAGTTCTTATTAGACTGTTCTCCTGCAGTCACAGGCACTCATATATGTGTTTTAGTGTGCGGTGTCAACGATTCATTACTTATGTCTCTGAGGTTGGCTAAGCTaaagtttgtttatgtttgttcgaGTTTGCTTAACCCAAGTTGTACGATTTGTTTATGGATTTTATTGTCTCTCTGTGCGagcttctgtgtctctgtttctgtgtctttgttcctgtctgtctttttctgtgtctttgtttctgtttttctttttctgtctccgtATCTGcgtctctgtttgtgtctctctttttccgtctttttctgtgtctctgtttctgtctctcttttctgtctgtttctgtgtctctgtttctctctttgttctatctctctttttctgtctttatttgagtgtctctgtttctggctttctttttctgtctctgtttctatctctctttttctgtctttctttttttctgtctctatttctatctctctgtttctgtctttctcagttggctcgtttcatttttttttctatttttttatgtttatcagtattattctctttatatatattggcctgcctttgtttctctcgctctctgtctctcttaataTCAGTCTCATTTTCCaaatctccttctttcctcttctctttcccctctcccttctaccctctGTTTCTCGTCCCCTCTTCCCGTACCACCTTATCTATCCCTCACTCAATTTCTTCAtctcccctgtcctctcccccccccccccatcacaatcAGCCCCGGGGTTCTGAGAGACGGGCttgtgaaggagaggagggaaggggagggaggggaagggggggaaaggggcggtgTCCCCTTACTACACCAACACGCGTTACGttgcccccacccctctcccctctctctaactctctctccccttctcttcttatcttcccctcctctctctctctctctctctctctctctctctctctctctctctctctctctctctctctctctctctctctctctctctctctctctctctcctctctctctctctctctctctctctctctctctcttcctctctttctccttccaaccTGACTCCGCCCCATTCCCCCCTCGACCCCCCTCCCCGCATCTCACTCGCCACCGTACCGCAGATTTACACGCGGGTGAAACTGCTTCATTCTGCATTCTGTGTGTGATGACTGGCACGCATTTTAGTGCAGCATATAGACAGGTAactgaataaaaagacaaatagttTATGTTActtgtctgtatatttatgtatatatgcagatatggctgtgcttactatatatatacatatatatatatatatatatatatatattatatatatatatatatataatatatatatatatatagatatatatatatatattatatatatatctatatatatatatatatatatctatatatctatatatatatatatatatatagatagatagatagatagatagatagatagatagatagatagatagatatagatataaatatagatatattgtgtataagacatatatatatatagtctatatgcaCAAAGCACATATGTCTTGGTTTGTTAGTGTAGATCCATCCTTCGCGTTAATACATGGTGCTGCCGAAAGGTCCCGAACACGATCCGTTCTGAGGCAGCGGGAGGACCGGCTTGTCGACCTCATTACCACATTCGTCGATGGATTAAGTGCACGAGATCCTTTAACACTGGCAAAAGATCCCACGCGCTCACTGTGTACACAGTATGGCCATGCAGACCCATGACGGGCGCGCGGAGGTTGcgttgaatgggggggggggagggatgacggTGGGTGTGATGACGAGGTCTAGTGTGGTGATGACGCAGAGTGATGATGTCGAGTGCGAT is a genomic window containing:
- the LOC119575980 gene encoding uncharacterized protein LOC119575980 encodes the protein MAIELCIDVVLLLSERSPILLGNSIHHTTAYNPEADGMVVRFHRTLKAALMSRCSNSMWFSQLLWVLLGLRTTPKEGLNVSPAEMVFGDPLVVPSEFFTNALSSDDIARLRRIVGKFVPCKQTYRPPEHRYIPKDLRTTKYVFLRIDTHTLPHTPPYSGAYEVIEKAFLLWIRGAND